The region TTTTGCCGCAGCCGCTCCAGCACGTCGTAGAGGCCGTTCACGTAATCTACATACAGGTGCGTCTGGTGCTTGGCCGTTGCCGAGTAGGCGTTGTAAATCACCGCGTTACAGTCCCACTTGATGTAGCTCAGGTCCGGGTTTTTCGTCATCAGGTCGTCTACCACGCCGTAGACAAAGTCCTGCACTTTCGGGTTGGAAAGGTCGAGCACCAGTTGGTTGCGGAAGTAGTATTCGTCGCGGTTGGGCAGTTTGATGACCCAATCGGGGTGCTTTTCGTAGAGTTCGCTTTTCGGACTGACCATCTCCGGCTCCAGCCAGATGCCGAACTTAACGCCCGCCGCCTGGGCTTCCTTCACCAGATAGCCAATGCCGTGCGGCAGTTTCTGCCGGTTTTCCTGCCAGTCGCCCAGGCCGGTGTGGTCGTCGTTGCGGGGGTACTTGTTGGCAAACCAGCCGTCGTCGAGCAGAAACAGGTCCACCCCCAAATCGGCACCGTCTTTAAAAAGGGCCGTGAGTTTCGGTTCGTTGAAGTCGAAGTACGTCGCCTCCCAGTTGTTGAGCAGGGTGAGGCGCTCTTCCTGCCCTTGCGGAATGCGGTAGCGGCGCGCCCAGCGGTGCAGGTTGCGGCTGGCTTGCCCGGTGCCTTTGGACGAGAATGTGTAGACCAGGGCGGGTGTTGTAAAGGTCTGATTGGCAGGGAGATAATATTCGGAAGCGTAAGGGTTGATGCCTGCGATGAGGCGCAGGTTGTGCAACGGATCGACTTCAAAGTCGATTTTGTAGTTGCCCGACCACGCCAGGTTGGCCAGCAGCACGTCGCCGTGATCCTCGTGCGCGGGCTGGTTGAACGCTAGCAGAAATGAAGGGGGCTGGAACAGGTCCGCCCGGGCGCCCAACTTGGAATCCAGCACCTTGATGCCCTCCGATAGTTGCTCTTCACGGGGGTTCATTTCCCGCGCCCAGTCTCCGTGAAAGTGCGTGAGGTAGTAAGACTGGGCCGGCAGGTACAGGTTCGCCGAGGCGTACTTGTGCAAGACCACGTCTTTTCGCTCGCGGTGGCGGATGGTCGACCATTGTTCGATCACGTCCACTTCCGGATAGGTCTTGTAATACAACACCACTTCGAACGGATACTGCGGATCTTTCAGGGTGATGGCCGTCTGGCGGATGCCCTGGTCGAGGCGTTGCGTCTGGTGGCTGACGTACCGTAAGTCGAGCGAGGGGTTCCCGTC is a window of Catalinimonas alkaloidigena DNA encoding:
- a CDS encoding alpha-galactosidase, which translates into the protein MRFLLPFLLALCTGTLLAAPADSLITVETEHTALVMRVTPHGDVSVVYLGNRLQQPADYQTLPVQPAQGQGYDYTELYNSAYTPAGSRNLLEPALRATHADGNPSLDLRYVSHQTQRLDQGIRQTAITLKDPQYPFEVVLYYKTYPEVDVIEQWSTIRHRERKDVVLHKYASANLYLPAQSYYLTHFHGDWAREMNPREEQLSEGIKVLDSKLGARADLFQPPSFLLAFNQPAHEDHGDVLLANLAWSGNYKIDFEVDPLHNLRLIAGINPYASEYYLPANQTFTTPALVYTFSSKGTGQASRNLHRWARRYRIPQGQEERLTLLNNWEATYFDFNEPKLTALFKDGADLGVDLFLLDDGWFANKYPRNDDHTGLGDWQENRQKLPHGIGYLVKEAQAAGVKFGIWLEPEMVSPKSELYEKHPDWVIKLPNRDEYYFRNQLVLDLSNPKVQDFVYGVVDDLMTKNPDLSYIKWDCNAVIYNAYSATAKHQTHLYVDYVNGLYDVLERLRQKYPTLPLMLCSGGGGRVDYGALRYFTEFWPSDNTDGLERVFIQWNYSYFYPALATCNHITEWGDQSLKYRTDVAMMGKLGYDIVVGELPEKELRFSQQALQQYEKMQDVIWQGDQYRLASPYEGDVASLLYVNEAQNRAVWFSYLVSERFQAGSHLPVRLKGLDPAKKYRIRELNLYPDARTPFGEESVYSGDYLMQVGVNPQVNGRRSSVVLEVNAVE